One genomic window of Bombus huntii isolate Logan2020A unplaced genomic scaffold, iyBomHunt1.1 ctg00000052.1, whole genome shotgun sequence includes the following:
- the LOC126875655 gene encoding uncharacterized protein LOC126875655 — MCDPDRSPRQFEHHGKTLHHGHHHVDGGEYKKTLRFLVIPAISILVPSEPIDPSSLGLPRNIHLADPQFHCPAPIDVLLSTGSTFASLCIGQVNLAQPGEPELRLQKTRFGWVIGGSPTSQTAINTFHATTTALQEDLARFWEIDEGQATTHLSESERLCEEHFRNHVRRTKEGRYIVALPFNEKLSSLGSSKATAMSRLASLHRRFQRDKQYETAYSAVIQEYLDLGHMTKINTDHATDHGYYLPHHGVTKESSDTTKLRVVFDGSASSTTGVSLNDALHTGPKLQEDLRNILLRFRSFQYVLTGDIEKMYRQFLLRPEDRPHQKILWRADNGEIETYRLNTVTFGLSAAPYLAIRCLKQLAEDEGPRFPRAAQILRRDFYVDDALTGADTKDEALSIRNDLTRLLKLAGLNIRKWASNDRDLLRGLPEEDTKQKLHLGESSTLKTLGVFWDSADDTILYSVKTNSDTSRITKRSISSVIAQIYDPLGLLAPVIVRAKMILQQVWTLKVDWDESLPSDVHTAWIKYHTQLPLLNAVRFPRKTILESATKIELHGFCDASERAYGACVYVRTTDRKNNIWTRLLTARSKVAPLKSLSIPRLELSGALILTSLISSIQQALTTKISRIVYWTDSTIVLHWIRSSPHTLKTFVANRVAEIQTKTNISDWRHVPTDDNPADLISRGHTPKEFLCPSIWKNGPRWLLQSESYWPVWSPIPVVDLPEQKKTICLRTSVNDNTLLHRYSSWPRLIRIVARCLRWRHKQHRTAHLTTDELTAAHNRLIKILQSQHFAPEIRILQKNRCEDVGGKLQPLNPFLDEDGLLRVGGRLTNSAIPFSQKHPIILPKSPVTELIIEQEHRNNHHTGTQATLYAMRLRY; from the coding sequence ATGTGCGATCCAGATCGGAGCCCTCGACAATTTGAGCACCACGGCAAAACGTTACACCACGGCCACCATCACGTCGACGGCGGCGAGTACAAGAAGACATTGAGATTTCTTGTTATCCCGGCCATATCGATCCTCGTACCAAGCGAGCCCATCGATCCCTCGAGTCTGGGATTACCCAGAAATATTCATCTAGCCGATCCACAATTCCATTGCCCAGCCCCGATCGATGTTTTACTTAGTACCGGATCAACATTCGCGTCGCTGTGCATCGGGCAGGTCAATCTGGCACAACCAGGCGAACCTGAACTACGTCTACAAAAAACACGCTTCGGCTGGGTAATCGGGGGGAGTCCCACGTCCCAAACCGCGATAAATACGTTCCACGCAACCACAACGGCTCTGCAAGAGGACCTCGCACGGTTTTGGGAGATCGACGAGGGACAGGCCACTACTCATCTTTCGGAATCGGAACGACTATGTGAAGAACATTTCCGAAACCATGTCCGACGAACCAAGGAAGGCAGATACATCGTTGCATTACCGTTCAACGAAAAGCTTTCCTCACTAGGGTCATCGAAGGCCACTGCAATGAGCAGGCTCGCCTCTCTTCATCGCCGATTCCAACGCGACAAACAATATGAAACCGCGTATAGTGCTGTGAttcaagaatatttagacTTGGGTCACATGACAAAGATCAAcacggatcacgccaccgacCACGGATATTATTTACCACATCACGGCGTGACCAAGGAATCGAGCGACACCACCAAGCTACGGGTTGTGTTCGACGGCTCAGCTTCAAGTACCACGGGAGTGTCTCTAAACGACGCCCTTCATACGGGTCCGAAATTACAAGAAGACCTGAGGAACATCCTATTGAGATTCCGGTCATTTCAATATGTCCTTaccggcgacatcgagaagaTGTACCGCCAATTCCTCCTACGTCCAGAAGATCGTCCCCACCAAAAGATTCTGTGGCGTGCCGACAACGGAGAGATCGAAACTTACCGACTCAACACCGTAACGTTCGGTCTATCCGCAGCCCCGTATCTGGCCATCCGATGTCTCAAACAGTTGGCAGAGGACGAGGGACCTCGATTTCCGAGAGCAGCGCAGATCCTACGGCGAGACTTCTATGTCGACGATGCGTTGACCGGAGCCGATACGAAGGACGAAGCCCTATCAATCAGGAATGATCTCACGAGATTACTTAAGCTAGCCGGTCTAAATATCCGCAAATGGGCCTCAAACGATCGGGATCTGCTGAGAGGGCTACCTGAGGAAGACACCAAGCAGAAATTACATCTCGGTGAGTCATCCACGTTAAAAACACTCGGCGTCTTTTGGGATTCAGCCGACGATACCATACTATATTCGGTCAAGACGAACAGTGACACTTCCCGAATCACAAAGCGATCAATCAGCTCAGTCATCGCACAAATATATGATCCACTAGGATTGCTCGCGCCGGTAATCGTTCGAgcaaaaatgattttgcaaCAAGTCTGGACATTGAAGGTAGATTGGGACGAATCCCTTCCGTCAGACGTACACACAGCATGGATCAAATACCACACCCAATTGCCGTTGTTAAATGCGGTAAGGTTCCCTCGGAAGACCATCCTAGAATCCGCAACGAAAATTGAGCTCCACGGATTCTGTGACGCTAGCGAAAGGGCATATGGGGCGTGCGTCTACGTGCGGACGACTGACCGAAAGAACAATATTTGGACTCGACTCCTCACGGCGCGGTCGAAGGTAGCGCCGCTCAAATCGCTCTCCATACCACGTCTCGAATTAAGTGGGGCACTTATTTTGACGTCCTTGATTTCGTCAATACAACAGGCCCTGACGACCAAGATATCGCGGATAGTCTACTGGACTGACTCCACCATCGTACTCCATTGGATCAGGTCTTCGCCGCACACCTTGAAAACATTTGTGGCGAATCGAGTCGCTGAGATACAGACCAAGACCAATATCTCCGACTGGCGTCATGTGCCTACCGACGATAATCCAGCGGATCTCATCTCCCGAGGCCATACGCCCAAGGAATTCCTATGTCCGTCCATTTGGAAAAACGGGCCAAGGTGGCTCCTGCAAAGCGAAAGCTATTGGCCGGTTTGGAGCCCGATACCGGTAGTCGACCTCCCGGAGCAAAAGAAGACGATCTGTCTGAGGACGAGTGTTAACGACAACACTCTCCTCCATCGCTACTCGTCTTGGCCAAGACTAATAAGAATCGTCGCCCGGTGTCTTCGATGGAGACATAAGCAACACCGAACTGCCCATCTCACCACAGACGAACTGACCGCAGCGCACAACAGGCtaataaaaatcttacaaTCCCAGCATTTCGCGCCTGAAATTCGGATCCTCCAAAAAAATCGATGCGAGGACGTTGGAGGGAAACTACAGCCATTAAACCCCTTCCTCGACGAAGATGGGCTACTCCGGGTAGGAGGGCGACTAACCAACTCCGCCATACCCTTCAGCCAAAAACACCCGATCATCCTACCGAAATCCCCGGTGACAGAGCTAATTATAGAACAAGAGCACCGGAACAATCATCACACAGGGACCCAAGCTACCCTATACGCGATGAGACTGCGCTATTGA
- the LOC126875656 gene encoding uncharacterized protein LOC126875656 produces the protein MGDLPEARITESRPFRNVGIDYCGPFYIKERRDRNRRKIKTYAAIFVCLATKAVHIELVSDLTTDAFLAALRRFISRRGYCATILTDNGTNFVGANRQLQELRTLLQSDDHQDRVQNFLADRQIQWRFNPPNSPHFGGLWEAAVKSFKRHLIRVVGTELLTFEHLNTLVIEIEAILNSRPLTPTSSDPKDPPVLTPGHFLIGDTLTSLRERDFRTVPSGRLSSWQRIHQIKQHFWSRWYREYLNELTRRSKWDKGKHNIHEGTVVILREDNVPSMQWPLGRVIKVHPGADGIIRTATVQTATSILDRGVKRLVPLPIHPDPDEAERPHGAKEVTNDTPDSTARI, from the coding sequence ATGGGTGATTTGCCAGAGGCGCGTATTACCGAATCGCGGCCGTTCAGGAACGTCGGAATCGACTACTGCGGCCCATTCTACATCAAGGAGAGGAGGGACCGCAACCGACGTAAAATCAAGACGTACGCCGCCATATTCGTTTGTCTGGCGACAAAGGCGGTCCACATAGAGTTAGTCAGCGACCTAACCACCGACGCCTTCTTGGCCGCGCTACGCCGTTTCATCTCGCGGCGAGGATACTGCGCAACGATCCTCACCGACAACGGCACCAATTTCGTCGGGGCTAATCGGCAGCTGCAAGAACTCCGGACCCTATTGCAGTCCGACGACCACCAGGATAGGGTACAGAATTTTCTCGCCGACCGACAAATACAATGGCGTTTTAATCCTCCGAACTCACCACATTTTGGCGGCTTATGGGAAGCCGCAGTTAAATCGTTCAAACGCCATCTCATCCGCGTGGTCGGCACGGAGCTCCTGACCTTTGAACACCTCAACACCCTTGTGATCGAAATTGAGGCCATTCTCAATTCACGCCCACTGACTCCCACCTCATCCGATCCGAAAGATCCCCCTGTCCTCACTCCCGGTCATTTTCTAATCGGTGATACCCTAACCAGTTTACGGGAGCGTGATTTCAGGACAGTTCCATCAGGACGGCTATCCAGTTGGCAGCGCATTCACCAGATTAAGCAGCACTTCTGGAGCCGATGGTATCGAGAATACCTAAACGAGTTAACCCGCCGCAGCAAATGGGACAAGGGCAAACACAACATTCATGAAGGCACCGTAGTAATCCTCAGGGAGGACAACGTGCCCTCTATGCAGTGGCCTTTGGGCCGCGTAATCAAGGTCCATCCAGGAGCCGACGGAATCATCCGGACCGCTACCGTGCAGACGGCAACAAGCATCCTGGACCGCGGCGTCAAAAGACTGGTCCCCTTACCCATCCACCCAGATCCAGACGAGGCCGAACGCCCACACGGAGCGAAGGAGGTCACCAACGACACACCAGACTCCACAGCCAGAATTTGA
- the LOC126875654 gene encoding uncharacterized protein LOC126875654, producing the protein MQEVEPQAPPCTVTATGAKANSKRLAVSIENPRIVSDIRISDNVTISVAPKTRGDEEGDPFKPSRKIQRSPTIGGRPDIEVAEESVVYRNWIEISSRQDGGDSTYRKSYHKVKDVNMGKVCVMVDTLIGAIRMSCKIKLIPPLHLSGMCWLEYRCWVLSPG; encoded by the exons ATGCAG GAGGTGGAACCCCAGGCACCCCCTTGTACAGTAACAGCGACTGGCGCAAAGGCGAATAGCAAGAGGTTGGCGGTTAGTATTGAAAACCCAAGGATAGTGTCGGACATCAGAATAAGTGACAACGTCACCATATCGGTTGCACCGAAGACTAGGGGAGACGAGGAAGGTGATCCCTTTAAGCCTAGTAGGAAAATTCAGAGGAGTCCCACGATTGGTGGTAGGCCCGATATTGAAGTAGCAGAAGAATCGGTGGTGTACCGAAACTGGATTGAAATTAGCTCAAGACAAGACGGAGGTGATTCTACTTACCGGAAATCGTATCACAAGGTCAAGGACGTCAATATGG GAAAGGTGTGTGTCATGGTTGATACCCTAATAGGAGCGATTAGgatgtcgtgtaaaattaag CTGATTCCTCCTCTTCATCTGAGTGGTATGTGTTGGTTGGAATATAGATGTTGGGTGTTGAGCCCAGGGTGA